In a single window of the Botrytis cinerea B05.10 chromosome 12, complete sequence genome:
- the BcCHSVI gene encoding BcCHSVI — protein sequence MAGNNRVSTYSMTSSATGAARNFHAAGQQSSQVTATTLLNAVHHIYTSGQPYRLDSSSSLVVNTWLSASQPDREGRTGGVIDSALAARAWEHARRRAEDGCIVLGSLHEATPSILAPFLNTLPLTIPNSLYTALEVLRPFIHCVSPQNPSTPRQSALGVTLTLSLAGNLTAASIALSEGGIDTKKGLLNLPSEPGYRAFDVFYYLLTSASTPAEREFLSLKQASSYALLEKSGTYGPPPYLPTADDAAAADDFRASLKAIGIKGAAHRDLISILAGLLKLGDTLSFVLDGDALEEICEDVGGLLGLEPDVLVKQCTTQERETLIGGLYEALVDWVILKANEAIASEMLRIKDGDSSSEGGPGARTPNTEDDNGDTVCITVLEIPDPNLGKAAAMRGVFDDTQGINSEMKEDGVDVVSAGSTVIREMQNSVSEVAPDLGIMTGPSGRDREHELEKREIVLEKVAREGEDDGFLKKLLLPIEGQGINLGRNGRIDLPSVLGSSRVWYHLSMHPTDDSPAALASLPSTTSAWSAGAISRQLRAWRLPEWANRRNKNLDFTADFDFEEFVQRYAPLGCKDGRDGIESWVMERGWSNGEVVIGKERIWIRESAWWEAETMLDLKPAEGEFQSMGGPGGMAGMLGAHDMNTGYSSNPPNGSGFFAGPNNDLTPLGSHDNMMNRQSQVNVARSNLGAPTIAPSRNISGGDYGLGFKGDNTRGQVYYTDENGEMVDDPEGGTPKAVVSEAATNQRRIWVAITWAFTWWIPSFLLSFIGRMKRPDVRMAWREKLVLCFFILFINALVIFWIIEFGKLLCPNSDKAWNAKEVATHQGDNDFWVSIHGKVYDLSKFWKLQHSDTTVETTSDVMQPFAGLNLDSYFPPPLTVACPGLVTDYTVVLLDNSTAEYPSGVHTSGNLSAYTTSKLYDWNWYADVYTPAIKEYYHGDLVVKNSAIKSEGQNENHYWVVLKGKLYDFTNYYYTLDTYPSVDTYEFMDDTIYQMVLRNPGLDITSDWDDNYKTANASYQVDILNNLNCMNNLFYAGIPDFRDSIRCQINNYILLAFTIIVCAVIVVKFVSALQFGSKRRPTPQDKFVICQVPAYTEGEDSLRKALDSVTALQYDNKRKLICVVCDGMVVGGGNDRPTPKIILDILGVDPKIDPPALPFKSIGDGNEQLNYGKVYSGLYEFEGNVVPYIVVVKVGKESEQSKSKPGNRGKRDTQIILMSFLNRVHHRAPMNPLELEMFHQINNIIGVDPELYEYLLMIDADTSVREDSLNRLVAACVNDGKIAGICGETNLENEEQSWWTMIQVYEYFISHHLAKAFESLFGSVTCLPGCFTMYRLRTADKGKPLIIADAIIDEYSECVVDTLHKKNLLSLGEDRFLTTLMTKHFPYMKYKFIPDAYASTAAPETWSVLLSQRRRWINSTIHNLAELVRLPELCGFCCFSMRFVVFIDLFGTIILPATTVYLGYLIYKVATHQGQFPLISICMIAGTYGLQALIFILKRQWQHIGWMIIYILAFPIYSFILPIYSFWNQDNFSWGNTRIVLGEKGAAKVVAVDGAEFDPRSIPLQRWDDYASHNNLPGRRGVPVEKAYDTFDDQYEMDDMKSMYSSVKPASTILTGFPGRGPYMPPQSTYSANQYTDHPVRNHSAMSLRQQDRSASPYQDYPGNNRPSMQMMSSDNLLGGGPGRHQSRSSVGFTGGARSPLAGAGIDRPASGFDFQRGTAGPDDLQIVEAIQNCLREVDLDNVTKKQVRALVEQRLQTELVGERRTFLDRSIDSELAAM from the exons ATGGCGGGCAACAATCGTGTGTCAACATATTCCATGACATCTTCAGCTACTGGAGCCGCTCGAAACTTTCACGCTGCGGGTCAACAATCATCTCAAGTAACAGCAACGACACTTTTGAACGCTGTTCACCACATTTACACATCTGGTCAGCCATACCGATTAGATTCTAGCAGTAGCTTGGTTGTGAACACTTGGCTATCTGCTTCACAACCTGATCGTGAAGGAAGAACGGGAGGTGTAATAGATTCAGCCTTGGCCGCACGAGCGTGGGAACATGCTAGAAGACGTGCGGAGGATGGTTGTATCGTTTTAGG TTCTCTTCACGAGGCTACTCCTTCCATTTTGGCACCATTCCTCAACACTCTCCCTCTTACAATTCCCAACTCGTTGTATACCGCCCTTGAAGTGTTACGACCATTTATCCATTGTGTCTCACCCCAGAACCCATCTACACCTCGACAATCTGCTCTTGGTGTGACCTTAACCCTTTCACTTGCTGGAAATCTTACGGCTGCGTCAATAGCATTATCAGAGGGTGGAATTGATACTAAAAAGGGACTTTTAAACCTTCCTTCCGAGCCAGGATATCGAGCTTTCGACGTCTTCTACTACCTCCTCACATCTGCATCGACTCCTGCCGAACGAGAATTCTTGAGCTTAAAGCAAGCTTCTAGTTACGCGCTTCTAGAAAAGTCTGGAACATATGGCCCTCCACCGTACCTTCCTACTGCGGAtgatgctgctgctgcaGACGACTTCAGAGCATCATTAAAAGCTATTGGTATCAAGGGTGCCGCACACAGAgatctcatctcaatatTAGCAGGATTACTAAAGCTAGGTGATACCTTGAGCTTTGTTCTTGATGGGGATGCGTTGGAGGAAATTTGTGAGGATGTTGGAGGTCTGCTTGGTTTGGAACCCGATGTTCTCGTCAAGCAATGCACAACCCAAGAGCGAGAAACTTTGATCGGTGGTCTCTATGAAGCCCTTGTAGATTGGGTAATTCTGAAGGCCAACGAAGCCATTGCTAGTGAGATGCTCAGGATCAAGGACGGTGATTCTTCCAGTGAAGGGGGACCAGGAGCTCGAACCCCAAATACAGAAGACGACAATGGTGATACTGTCTGCATAACTGTTCTTGAGATTCCAGACCCAAATCTTGGGAAAGCGGCTGCAATGCGAGGTGTCTTTGACGATACTCAGGGTATTAATTCCgaaatgaaagaagatgGTGTGGATGTAGTTTCTGCTGGCTCAACGGTTATCCGAGAGATGCAAAATTCTGTATCCGAAGTTGCTCCAGATCTCGGTATCATGACTGGACCTTCTGGGAGAGATCGTGAACACGAGCTTGAGAAGCGTGAGATCGTATTAGAGAAGGTTGCCCgcgagggagaagatgatggttTTCTCAAGAAGCTTCTGCTCCCAATCGAGGGTCAAGGTATTAACCTAGGCCGCAACGGTCGTATTGACCTACCTTCCGTTCTTGGTAGCAGTCGCGTCTGGTATCACTTATCTATGCATCCGACCGACGATTCACCCGCAGCTCTCGCTTCGCTTCCTTCAACAACTTCGGCTTGGTCCGCGGGTGCTATCTCACGCCAACTTCGCGCCTGGCGTTTGCCAGAGTGGGCAAATCGACGAAACAAAAACTTGGATTTTACAGccgatttcgatttcgaagaATTTGTTCAACGATATGCCCCCCTTGGTTGTAAGGATGGCCGTGATGGCATTGAAAGCTGGGTCATGGAGCGTGGTTGGAGCAATGGTGAAGTTGTCATAGGCAAAGAGCGAATATGGATCCGCGAAAGTGCTTGGTGGGAAGCTGAAACCATGCTTGACCTAAAGCCGGCCGAAGGGGAGTTCCAAAGTATGGGCGGTCCTGGAGGCATGGCAGGCATGCTAGGAGCCCACGACATGAACACAGGATACTCCTCCAACCCACCAAATGGAAGTGGTTTCTTTGCCGGTCCCAATAATGATCTGACGCCTCTTGGGAGTCACGATAATATGATGAATCGACAAAGTCAAGTCAACGTGGCCCGGAGTAACCTCGGGGCTCCCACCATCGCACCATCAAGAAATATCAGTGGTGGTGACTATGGACTCGGCTTCAAGGGAGATAATACGAGGGGCCAGGTTTATTACACtgatgagaatggagaaaTGGTGGATGATCCCGAAGGTGGCACCCCGAAAGCTGTCGTCAGCGAGGCAGCAACAAACCAGCGTCGTATCTGGGTCGCCATTACCTGGGCTTTCACGTGGTGGATTCCTTCATTCCTCCTCTCATTTATTGGTCGGATGAAACGACCGGATGTACGCATGGCTTGGAGAGAAAAGCTAGTGTTGTGTTTCtttatcctcttcatcaatgcCTTGGTTATTTTCTggattattgaatttggtAAACTCCTCTGTCCAAATTCCGATAAAGCGTGGAATGCAAAAGAAGTCGCTACTCATCAAGGAGATAACGATTTTTGGGTCAGCattcatggaaaagtatacGATCTTTCCAAGTTTTGGAAGTTGCAGCACAGTGATACCACTGTCGAGACAACCTCTGATGTTATGCAACCATTTGCTGGTTTGAACTTGGACAGTTACTTCCCGCCACCATTGACTGTTGCATGCCCTGGCCTTGTAACCGATTACACCGTGGTTTTACTGGATAATAGTACTGCTGAATATCCTTCCGGGGTCCATACATCTGGCAACCTTTCAGCATATACAACCAGTAAACTTTACGACTGGAATTGGTATGCGGACGTGTACACACCTGCAATCAAAGAGTATTACCATGGTGATCTAGTGGTCAAGAATAGTGCGATCAAGAGTGAAGgccaaaatgaaaatcattaTTGGGTTGTTCTAAAGGGCAAGCTCTACGACTTCACCAACTATTACTACACATTAGATACCTATCCTAGTGTTGACACTTATGAATTTATGGATGATACAATTTATCAAATGGTACTCAGAAACCCGGGTCTAGATATCACGAGTGATTGGGATGACAATTACAAAACAGCCAACGCATCTTATCAAGTGGATATCCTCAACAACTTGAATTGCATGAACAATTTGTTCTATGCAGGCATCCCTGATTTTCGAGATTCTATTAGATGTCAGATCAACAACTACATCCTTCTCGCTTTCACAATTATTGTGTGTGCTGTCATTGTCGTCAAGTTCGTGTCTGCACTTCAATTTGGTTCGAAGCGTCGTCCAACTCCTCAAGACAAGTTCGTCATTTGCCAAGTTCCAGCATACACCGAAGGTGAAGACTCATTGCGTAAAGCTTTGGACTCTGTTACCGCTCTACAATACGACAATAAAAGGAAGCTCATCTGTGTCGTTTGTGATGGCATGGTTGTAGGAGGTGGTAATGATCGCCCTACACCAAAGATTATCCTCGATATTCTCGGTGTAGATCCCAAGATCGACCCTCCAGCCTTACCGTTTAAATCCATCGGAGATGGCAACGAGCAACTCAACTATGGTAAGGTATACTCAGGTCTATACGAATTTGAAGGAAATGTGGTACCATATATTGTAGTGGTCAAGGTTGGCAAGGAATCCGAGCAATCCAAATCGAAGCCCGGTAATCGTGGAAAACGTGACACTCAAATTATTCTCATGAGTTTCCTCAATCGCGTCCATCACAGAGCACCCATGAACCCATTGGAGTTGGAAATGttccatcaaatcaacaacatTATTGGCGTAGATCCAGAACTTTACGAATATCTACTGATGATTGATGCCGATACCAGTGTAAGGGAAGACTCGCTGAATCGTCTCGTTGCTGCCTGTGTCAATGACGGTAAAATCGCTGGTATTTGTGGCGAAACCAATCTTGAAAACGAAGAGCAATCTTGGTGGACTATGATTCAAGTTTACGAATATTTCATCTCGCATCATTTGGCCAAGGCCTTTGAATCTCTATTCGGAAGTGTCACTTGTTTACCTGGTTG TTTCACTATGTATCGTCTACGTACCGCTGACAAAGGCAAACCATTGATTATCGCTGATGCCATCATTGACGAGTACAGTGAGTGTGTTGTTGATACTTTACACAAGAAGAATCTTCTGTCTCTTGGAGAGGATCGATTCTTGACTACGTTGATGACCAAGCACTTCCCATACATGAAGTACAAGTTTATTCCAGATGCATACGCTAGTACTGCCGCACCCGAAACCTGGAgtgttcttctttctcagaGAAGACGTTGGATCAATTCCACCATTCACAATCTAGCTGAGTTGGTCCGACTTCCTGAACTGTGTGGATTCTGTTGTTTCAGTATGAGATTCGTCGTCTTCATCGATCTGTTCGGTACAATTATTCTTCCTGCAACTACAGTCTATCTAGGATATCTGATCTACAAAGTCGCAACGCATCAAGGTCAATTCCCTCTCATTTCGATTTGTATGATTGCTGGTACATACGGTTTACAagctttgatatttattctCAAACGTCAATGGCAACAcattggatggatgattaTTTATATCCTTGCGTTCCCAATTTACTCTTTCATTTTGCCAATCTACTCATTCTGGAATCAGGATAACTTCTCGTGGGGTAACACACGTATTGTCCTGGGAGAAAAGGGAGCTGCAAAGGTTGTGGCCGTGGACGGCGCTGAATTTGACCCAAGAAGCATTCCTCTTCAGCGATGGGACGATTACGCCTCACACAACAACCTTCCAGGACGTCGTGGAGTACCAGTCGAAAAGGCATACGATACATTCGATGATCAATACGAAATGGATGACATGAAATCCATGTACTCATCTGTCAAGCCAGCCTCCACTATTTTAACTGGTTTCCCTGGTCGCGGTCCATACATGCCTCCTCAATCTACTTACTCCGCAAACCAATACACTGACCACCCTGTCCGCAATCATTCTGCAATGTCCCTTCGCCAACAAGATCGTTCCGCCTCACCATATCAAGACTACCCTGGCAACAATCGACCTTCGATGCAAATGATGTCTTCGGATAATCTTCTCGGTGGTGGTCCAGGACGACATCAATCACGCTCGTCGGTAGGCTTCACAGGTGGTGCTCGCTCACCATTAGCAGGAGCTGGTATTGATAGACCTGCTAGtggatttgatttccaaAGGGGTACCGCCGGTCCAGATGATTTGCAGATTGTAGAGGCTATTCAAAACTGCTTGAGGGAGGTAGATTTAGATAATGTTACGAAGAAACAAGTTAGAGCTTTGGTAGAGCAGAGGTTGCAGACAGAGTTGGTTGGTGAGAGGAGGACATTTTTGGACAGGAGTATTGATTCTGAGTTGGCTGCTATGtaa
- the BcCHSV gene encoding BcCHSV has translation MALNNPSSGAHSQPSLPALPAHLQSDTHLTAHLASRFHVSLPTADLSSHALISLNTYSSSTKGPDGGKEGSAMGGAEGMADKAYTRLGARTENQAVVFLGESGSGKTTVRSHLLSALLSKSGTPLSTKLSLSAYVFDTLTSTKTATTPTASKAGLFFELQYDTASTVNPTLIGGKVLDHRLERSRVASVPTGERNFHVLYYLLAGTSAAEKAHLGLDSSADHGGAGNRLSTGGQKRWRYLGHPTQLKVGINDAEGFQLFKTALRKLEFPRSEIAEICQILASILHIGQLEFETAENTTAMGDDSGGYSHEGSQQFTGVKNKDVLSIIAAFLGVGVTDLQTTLGYKTKILHRERVTVMLDPKGAKSNADELARTLYSLLVAYVIESINQRVCAPEDSVGNTISIVDFPGFAQQPATDSTLDQLLNNAATEALYNFTLQSFFEAKADMLETEEVTVAATSYFDNSDAVRGLLKHGNGLLSILDDQTKRHKTDIQLLESLRKRFEGKNPAITVSSATARLPGSNFATHNAAAAFTVKHFAGEVEYPVAGLVEENGEVISGDLMNLIRDTKSDFVSQLFGQEALQRMVHPQEKSTIMQAQVSSKPLRQPSVMRRKGDRPSRFGGAKNAADSIEDISETIDSGSKARKGLNIEQGAAAQYLSSLDNIFKALNSQHTNPYFVFCLKPNDRRIANQFDSKCVRMQLQTFGIAEISQRLRNADFSIFLPFGEFLGLADTETILVGSEREKAENVIEEKRWPSNEARVGSTGIFLSERCWAEIAKLNERGFVAGRYPLPSDDGGETRLTPGGDNYGASKERLVGPGAGLLAPSPGAFVYGDKKSGYFGSQDDARSDAGASALGQGDMFRNLDTKEQLAEKGNEKTMVEVEEVKVSASRKRWVAMVYLMTWFVPDFLIRLIGRMPRKDVRVAWREKLAINMMIWLACLFSVFFIVVFPKLICPTQHVYSAAELTSYDGKSADAYIAIRGVVFDLSSFTTRHYPSIIPQKSILKYAGLDATGLFPIQVSALCQGTTGSIDPSVQLDYTSSNVSGSASTVSSTDANAAYHDFRAFKNDSRPDWFIEQMIMLKESGYYKGHIGYTASYVKSLAKKLDSIGIIDGKVYDLTKYVSGGRKIIVAEGETAPSDVSVDFMSPLVVDLFQQKSGKDLTKYWHALAISDEMRSRMKICLDNLFYIADVDTRNSVKCQFSEYLVLAISMIIASVIVFKFLAALQFGGKNIPENLDKFVICQVPVYTEDEDSLRRAIDSIARMKYDDKRKLLVVICDGMIIGQGNDRPTPRIVLDILGVSDTVDPEPLSFESLGEGMKQHNMGKCYSGLYEVQGHIVPFLVVVKVGKPSEVSKPGNRGKRDSQMVMMRFLNRVHYNAPMSPLELEMYHQIRNIIGVNPTFYEFMLQIDADTVVAADSASRMVSAFLDDTKLLGVCGETSLTNSKATFVTMIQVYEYFISHNLAKAFESLFGSVTCLPGCFTMYRIRAAESGKPLFVSREVVEDYANIRVDTLHMKNLLHLGEDRYLTTLLIKYHSKYKTKYINSAHAWTIAPDTWSIFLSQRRRWINSTVHNLAELAPMSELCGFCCFSMRFVVMMDLVSTLVQPVTVAYIVYLIVLVIESPSYVPVTAFILLAAIYGLQAIIFIVRRKWEMIGWMIFYILAIPVYSLCLPLYSFWHMDDFSWGNTRVVTGESGKQIVITDEGVFDPASIPRKRWEDYQAELWEAQTQQDDDGRSVISGYSYGTKYQPNISEYAIPASGPMSHYGGYGVESKNGNPYQSRLSLAPSEMGMGTPGNRASQFSGSQYFGQQEMEMSNLAGLPSDDSILQEIRDILRTADLMTITKKSIKMELEKRFGVSLDARRAYINSATEALLSGQL, from the exons atggCTCTCAATAATCCAAGTAGCGGAGCTCACTCGCAGCCATCCCTTCCTGCTCTACCAGCCCATTTACAATCAGACACACATTTAACTGCACATCTTGCAAGCCGATTCCACGTTTCCTTACCAACGGCAGATCTCTCCTCTCACGCCTTAATATCTCTCAAtacatattcttcttcgacaaAAGGTCCAGATGGAGGTAAAGAAGGGAGTGCAATGGGGGGTGCCGAGGGCATGGCCGACAAGGCATACACCAGACTTGGGGCCAGAACTGAGAACCAAGCCGTTGTGTTCTT AGGAGAATCAGGATCCGGTAAAACCACCGTTCGTTCCCACTTGCTTTCTGCTTTACTGAGCAAATCCGGCACACCTCTTTCCACCAAGCTATCTCTGTCCGCATACGTCTTCGATACTCTCACATCCACTAAAACAGCTACCACCCCAACCGCTTCGAAAGCAGGTCTGTTCTTCGAGCTTCAATATGACACAGCATCAACAGTCAACCCAACCTTGATTGGTGGAAAGGTTCTCGATCACAGATTAGAAAGAAGTAGAGTTGCATCAGTACCGACCGGAGAGAGGAACTTTCACGTATTGTATTACCTTTTAGCTGGCACCAGTGCTGCTGAAAAGGCACATTTGGGATTAGATTCATCTGCAGACCATGGAGGCGCCGGCAATCGACTTTCTACCGGAGGTCAAAAGAGATGGCGATACCTTGGTCATCCAACGCAACTCAAAGTGGGAATCAACGATGCAGAAGGGTTTCAGTTGTTCAAGACAGCATTGAGAAAGTTGGAGTTTCCAAGAAGTGAAATCGCAGAGATCTGCCAGATTTTGGCTAGTATTCTTCACATTGGTCAACTTGAGTTTGAAACAGCGGAAAATACGACGGCAATGGGTGATGACAGTGGCGGTTATTCACACGAAGGTAGTCAACAATTCACTGGTGTGAAAAACAAGGATGTTCTCTCTATCATTGCAGCATTTTTGGGTGTTGGGGTGACTGATTTGCAAACCACCCTTGGATACAAGACCAAAATTTTGCACAGAGAAAGGGTGACAGTGATGCTCGACCCTAAGGGTGCCAAGAGCAATGCAGACGAACTAGCAAGGACTTTATACTCGTTGCTCGTAGCATATGTTATCGAAAGTATCAATCAAAGAGTATGCGCGCCAGAAGATTCGGTTGGAAACACCATCTCCATTGTCGATTTCCCAGGATTTGCTCAACAGCCTGCCACTGACTCAACTCTTGATCAACTTCTGAATAATGCTGCAACGGAAGCACTCTATAACTTTACCTTGCAAAGCTTTTTCGAAGCCAAAGCTGATATGCTCGAGACTGAAGAAGTGACTGTTGCAGCTACCAGCTACTTTGACAATTCTGATGCCGTTAGGGGTCTTCTCAAGCACGGCAACGGTCTTTTGAGTATTCTCGACGATCAAACCAAGCGTCACAAGACAGACATACAACTACTAGAAAGCTTGAGAAAACGTTTCGAGGGCAAGAACCCGGCGATAACAGTCAGCAGTGCTACTGCCAGACTCCCAGGAAGTAACTTTGCTACTCACAATGCTGCCGCTGCATTCACAGTTAAGCACTTTGCTGGAGAAGTAGAATACCCTGTGGCGGGTCTGgtggaagaaaatggagaagtCATCTCGGGAGATCTTATGAACTTGATTCGTGACACGAAGAGTGACTTTGTAAGCCAGCTCTTTGGTCAAGAAGCTCTTCAGCGTATGGTTCATCCACAAGAGAAGTCAACCATCATGCAAGCTCAAGTTAGTTCCAAGCCTCTAAGACAACCAAGTGTCATGCGCCGAAAGGGGGATCGGCCAAGTCGTTTTGGTGGTGCAAAGAATGCAGCAGACTCGATTGAAGACATCTCGGAAACGATCGATTCTGGAAGCAAAGCTAGAAAGGGGCTCAATATCGAACAAGGTGCTGCTGCACAGTACCTGTCATCCTTGgacaatatcttcaaagctCTCAACTCACAACACACGAACCCATACTTTGTATTCTGTCTTAAGCCCAATGACCGCCGCATAGCAAATCAATTCGATAGCAAATGTGTACGGATGCAACTTCAAACTTTCGGTATTGCTGAAATCAGTCAACGGTTACGAAATGCCGACTTTAGcatcttccttccttttggCGAATTCCTCGGACTTGCGGACACCGAAACAATCTTGGTTGGAAGTGAGCGAGAAAAGGCTGAAAATgtcattgaagaaaaaagatggCCATCTAACGAGGCTAGAGTTGGAAGTACTGGAATATTCCTCAGCGAGAGGTGCTGGGCCGAAATTGCGAAACTGAATGAACGTGGTTTCGTCGCAGGACGCTACCCCTTACCAtctgatgatggtggtgagaCCAGACTCACACCAGGTGGTGACAACTACGGAGCCTCAAAAGAACGTCTTGTGGGCCCTGGGGCCGGTCTACTCGCACCATCCCCTGGAGCCTTTGTGTATGGAGATAAGAAATCTGGGTACTTTGGTAGTCAAGACGACGCACGCTCTGATGCTGGTGCTTCGGCTCTTGGTCAAGGTGACATGTTCCGTAATCTGGATACCAAGGAGCAATTGGCTGAAAAGGGAAATGAAAAGACCATGGTTGAGGTGGAGGAAGTCAAGGTCAGCGCTAGTCGCAAGAGATGGGTAGCAATGGTGTACTTGATGACTTGGTTCGTTCCTGATTTCTTGATACGGCTGATAGGTCGCATGCCTCGAAAAGACGTTCGGGTGGCCTGGAGAGAAAAGCTTGCGATCAACATGATGATTTGGTTGGCTTGTCTCTTCTCCGTTTTCTTTATCGTGGTCTTTCCAAAATTGATTTGTCCAACTCAACACGTTTATAGCGCGGCTGAGTTGACGTCGTACGACGGGAAAAGCGCCGATGCCTATATTGCCATTAGAGGAGTGGTTTTTGATCTCTCAAGTTTTACAACTCGTCATTACCCGTCAATCATACCCCAAAAGAGTATTTTGAAGTATGCTGGTCTCGATGCTACTGGCCTATTTCCGATTCAAGTCTCGGCTCTCTGTCAAGGAACCACCGGCTCTATTGATCCGTCAGTGCAACTTGATTATACTTCTTCTAATGTCAGTGGCTCCGCCTCTACAGTCAGTAGCACAGATGCCAATGCTGCATATCATGACTTCCGTGCCTTCAAAAATGATTCCCGTCCCGATTGGTTCATAGAGCAGATGATCATGCTTAAGGAGTCCGGTTATTACAAGGGTCACATTGGTTATACGGCATCATATGTTAAATCGCTTGCCAAAAAATTGGACTCGATCGGCATTATAGATGGTAAAGTCTATGACCTTACTAAATATGTTTCTGGAGGTCGTAAAATCATTGTCGCCGAGGGTGAAACTGCACCTTCGGATGTTAGTGTCGATTTCATGTCACCCTTAGTCGTGGACTTGTTCCAACAAAAATCTGGAAAGGACCTCACAAAATACTGGCATGCTCTTGCCATTAGTGATGAGATGCGATCTAGAATGAAGATTTGTCTCGATAATCTCTTCTACATTGCAGATGTTGATACCAGAAACTCTGTCAAGTGTCAATTTTCCGAGTACTTGGTTTTGGCCATCTCGATGATCATCGCCTCCGTCATCgtcttcaaatttcttgcAGCTCTTCAATTCGGTGGCAAAAACATTCCCGAAAATCTGGATAAGTTTGTGATCTGTCAAGTGCCTGTCTATACAGAAGACGAGGATTCTCTTCGCCGTGCTATCGACTCCATTGCTAGAATGAAGTATGACGACAAGCGTAAACTCTTGGTCGTTATTTGTGATGGTATGATCATTGGTCAGGGTAACGACAGACCTACTCCACGCATCGTTTTGGACATTCTTGGAGTATCAGATACTGTTGATCCTGAACCCTTGAGCTTCGAGTCTTTGGGAGAAGGAATGAAACAACACAATATGGGCAAATGTTATTCCGGTCTTTACGAGGTTCAAGGTCATATCGTTCCTTTCTTGGTCGTTGTGAAAGTTGGTAAGCCTTCTGAAGTTTCTAAACCAGGAAACAGAGGAAAGCGTGATTCTCAAATGGTCATGATGCGATTCTTGAACCGCGTTCACTACAATGCGCCTATGAGCCCTCTCGAGCTTGAAATGTATCATCAAATTCGCAATATCATTGGTGTTAATCCGACATTTTATGAATTCATGTTACAAATTGATGCCGATACGGTCGTTGCAGCGGATTCTGCCTCACGAATGGTTTCGGCATTCTTGGACGATACTAAATTACTCGGTGTCTGTGGAGAGACGTCATTGACAAATTCCAAAGCTACATTCGTCACTATGATCCAAGTTTACGAATACTTCATCTCTCACAATCTGGCTAAAGCATTCGAAAGTTTGTTTGGTAGTGTTACTTGTTTGCCAGGTTGTTTCACTATGTATCGTATTCGAGCTGCAGAATCTGGAAAGCCTCTATTCGTCAGTCGTGAAGTTGTCGAAGACTATGCCAATATTCGAGTCGACACACTTCACATGAAGAACTTGCTACATTTGGGAGAAGATCGTTACTTGACCACACTTCTTATAAAATACCATTCTAAGTATAAGACCAAGTATATCAATTCCGCTCATGCTTGGACTATTGCTCCTGACACCTGGTCtatcttcctttctcaacGTCGTCGCTGGATTAACTCAACCGTACACAACCTTGCGGAACTCGCGCCCATGTCGGAACTTTGTGGTTTCTGCTGCTTCAGTATGCGTTTTGTTGTCATGATGGATTTGGTCTCCACCTTGGTTCAACCGGTCACTGTTGCTTATATCGTCTATCTCATCGTCCTCGTCATCGAATCACCAAGTTATGTTCCTGTGACGGCATTCATTCTACTTGCTGCAATTTATGGTTTGCAAgcaatcatcttcatcgtgCGACGCAAGTGGGAGATGATCGGATggatgatattttatatcctTGCCATTCCCGTGTACTCCTTGTGTCTTCCATTGTATAGTTTCTGGCATATGGATGATTTCTCTTGGGGTAACACTCGTGTTGTCACTGGAGAATCGGGTAAACAGATTGTCATCACTGATGAAGGAGTATTTGATCCTGCATCTATTCCACGCAAGAGATGGGAAGATTATCAAGCTGAGCTTTGGGAAGCTCAAACCCaacaagatgatgatggaagatCTGTAATCTCAGGATATTCCTATGGTACTAAGTATCAACCTAACATTTCAGAATACGCCATTCCAGCATCTGGCCCAATGTCCCATTATGGTGGCTATGGCGTCGAGTCTAAGAACGGCAATCCATATCAATCTCGTCTCTCATTGGCGCCATcagaaatgggaatggggacGCCAGGAAACCGAGCTAGTCAATTTAGCGGAAGTCAATATTTTGGTCAACAAGAAATGGAGATGTCTAATTTGGCAGGTTTGCCAAGTGATGACTCTATCTTACAAGAGATTAGAGACATTCTCAGAACAGCTGATTTGATGACAATTACGAAGAAGAGTATCAAGatggagttggagaagagatttgGTGTTTCACTGGATGCTAGAAGAGCTTATATTAATTCTG CAACTGAAGCACTTCTTTCTGGCCAACTATga